The following proteins come from a genomic window of Kitasatospora sp. NBC_01246:
- a CDS encoding TetR/AcrR family transcriptional regulator, protein MRDHLLDAVERLLVRGGLDAVRLDAVAVEAGVSKGGLLHHFPNKRALVQGVVERLADRFEAVLPGPQAPPGAFALAWLEASIPEESPAGDTSGADQVPVALLAAAGGPELLDVLRSRYERWQRRLVEDGLDPAVATLVRMAVDGWWSARLLDLSPPHDGLHRELRKLLVDLAGGRS, encoded by the coding sequence GTGCGTGATCATCTGCTCGACGCTGTCGAGCGGCTGCTGGTGCGGGGAGGTCTGGACGCGGTGCGGCTGGACGCGGTGGCCGTCGAGGCCGGCGTCAGCAAGGGCGGGCTGCTGCACCACTTCCCCAACAAGCGGGCGCTCGTCCAGGGGGTCGTCGAGCGGCTGGCGGACCGGTTCGAGGCCGTACTGCCCGGGCCGCAGGCGCCTCCCGGCGCCTTCGCGCTCGCCTGGTTGGAGGCGAGCATCCCGGAGGAGTCACCGGCCGGGGACACCAGCGGGGCGGACCAGGTGCCGGTGGCGCTGCTCGCCGCGGCCGGCGGTCCGGAACTGCTCGACGTGCTGCGGTCCCGCTACGAGCGCTGGCAGCGGCGGCTCGTCGAGGACGGCCTGGACCCGGCCGTGGCCACCCTCGTGCGGATGGCCGTGGACGGCTGGTGGTCGGCCCGCCTGCTCGACCTCAGCCCGCCGCACGACGGGCTGCACCGTGAGTTGCGCAAGCTGCTGGTCGACCTCGCCGGCGGCAGAAGCTAG